The Pseudoalteromonas sp. UG3-2 genome contains a region encoding:
- a CDS encoding sigma-54-dependent transcriptional regulator → MDKILLVDDNPAVLDSLSLLLELHDFQVVTAASPLEAIKVVSYQDIALVIQDMNFSADTTSGEEGIGLFHQLKAINGDLPIILLTAWTELETAVELVKAGAADYLAKPWDDTKLITSVTNLVALGKAQQRLATLQQKEQERKAFSQGAQLCGVVYESAAMQRLIDMALQVAKSDVSVLITGPNGSGKEKIAEIVQANSALAEQAFVKVNAGALPSELLEAELFGAESGAYTGANKQRIGRFEAADNGTLFLDEIGNLPLSGQTKLLRVLQSGEFERLGSVQTQRVKVRMISATNADLASDIAAGRFREDLYYRLNVIELAVPPLSQRRDDILPLVQYFLPQHTISAEARKMLLEYTWPGNVRELENACKRAAVLNPNGELSSHDFGIDTSERLSVKTNTAVSVEPSKTEIEAALRTHMGVIAKVARQFNMSRQALYRRLQKFGIEY, encoded by the coding sequence ATGGATAAAATTTTACTGGTTGATGATAACCCTGCGGTGCTCGATTCATTATCACTGCTGTTGGAGTTACATGATTTTCAGGTGGTGACGGCGGCCTCGCCCCTTGAGGCCATCAAAGTAGTGTCTTATCAAGACATTGCTTTGGTGATCCAAGACATGAACTTTTCTGCTGATACTACGTCGGGGGAAGAAGGCATTGGTTTATTTCATCAACTCAAAGCCATTAATGGCGATTTACCGATCATCTTGCTCACTGCGTGGACGGAGCTGGAAACCGCGGTTGAGTTAGTCAAAGCCGGGGCGGCCGATTATTTGGCAAAACCATGGGATGATACCAAGCTCATCACCAGTGTGACTAACTTAGTGGCGCTTGGGAAAGCACAGCAACGGCTTGCCACTTTGCAGCAAAAAGAACAAGAACGTAAGGCATTTAGCCAAGGAGCTCAGTTATGTGGCGTGGTCTATGAAAGTGCTGCGATGCAGCGACTCATTGATATGGCACTGCAAGTGGCCAAGTCGGATGTGTCGGTGTTGATCACCGGGCCGAACGGCAGCGGTAAGGAAAAAATCGCAGAAATCGTGCAAGCCAACTCTGCGCTTGCTGAGCAGGCTTTTGTTAAGGTTAATGCCGGCGCATTGCCTAGTGAGCTGTTAGAAGCCGAGTTGTTTGGTGCCGAAAGTGGGGCTTACACAGGAGCTAACAAACAGCGCATTGGTCGCTTTGAAGCCGCAGATAATGGCACCTTGTTTTTAGATGAAATTGGTAATTTACCTTTGTCTGGCCAAACCAAGTTATTGCGTGTTTTACAAAGTGGCGAATTTGAACGCTTAGGTTCCGTGCAAACACAACGGGTGAAAGTCAGAATGATCTCGGCGACCAATGCCGACTTAGCGTCTGACATTGCGGCAGGGCGCTTTCGTGAAGACCTATACTATCGCTTAAATGTGATTGAATTAGCGGTGCCCCCTTTGTCGCAGCGTCGCGATGATATCCTGCCTTTAGTTCAGTACTTTTTGCCACAACATACCATCAGCGCCGAGGCCCGCAAGATGTTGCTAGAGTACACTTGGCCTGGCAATGTCAGAGAACTTGAAAATGCCTGTAAACGGGCCGCGGTACTAAATCCAAATGGTGAGCTTAGTAGTCACGATTTTGGCATAGACACCAGCGAACGCCTGTCGGTGAAGACCAATACTGCAGTCAGTGTAGAGCCCAGCAAGACGGAAATTGAGGCCGCACTGCGCACCCACATGGGCGTTATTGCTAAGGTTGCCAGGCAGTTTAATATGAGTCGTCAAGCCTTGTATCGGCGGCTGCAAAAATTTGGCATAGAGTATTAA
- a CDS encoding ABC transporter permease, which produces MLELKPIFNALLRAKVGAILAILQLALTLAIVSNSLSIVSERVSYLNKPTGYPEEAIFKLNTLSFAQGNDANQQVIADEQTLKSIPGVIDAVVVSSVPLSGGGWNSGFNLTPEEDNKTVNSGYMRSNQQALNTLGVKLIAGRDFTANDVLITDEYAKQPDVVIASKAFTDEMFGVDKGLGETIYHGGGALKVVGIVERMTNSWPRSSNADRFIIFPMVKSEKLQQFLVRTEPHLRAEVMKQVEAALLRENPNRVVTDTKGLDEKKARYNAKDLLMLRMLIVLITALVVVTALGIFGLTQFNISKRTKQIGTRRALGARKSAIVRYFIVENTMVCLVGLVIGSVATFYLGQQLMRLYSVPALEVGYVLVTAVGLILLTLLAAYFPARKAADISPSIATRSV; this is translated from the coding sequence ATGTTGGAACTAAAACCGATTTTTAATGCTTTGTTGCGCGCTAAAGTAGGTGCCATATTGGCGATTTTGCAACTGGCCTTGACCCTGGCGATTGTCAGCAATTCGCTGTCGATAGTCAGTGAGCGGGTAAGCTATTTAAATAAGCCGACCGGTTATCCAGAAGAGGCCATTTTTAAGCTTAACACCTTATCGTTTGCACAAGGTAATGATGCCAACCAGCAGGTAATCGCTGATGAACAGACTTTAAAAAGTATACCTGGCGTTATTGATGCCGTTGTTGTCAGTTCCGTTCCCTTGTCTGGCGGCGGTTGGAATTCAGGGTTTAATTTAACCCCAGAGGAAGACAATAAAACAGTAAACTCAGGCTATATGCGTAGTAATCAACAGGCACTTAATACTCTAGGTGTTAAGCTTATTGCAGGTCGCGATTTTACTGCCAATGACGTGTTGATCACCGATGAATACGCTAAGCAACCCGATGTGGTGATAGCCAGTAAAGCCTTTACCGATGAAATGTTTGGTGTTGATAAAGGGCTTGGTGAGACCATTTACCATGGCGGTGGGGCGCTAAAAGTGGTGGGGATTGTTGAACGTATGACCAACTCTTGGCCGCGCAGCAGTAATGCCGATCGTTTTATTATCTTCCCCATGGTTAAGTCAGAGAAGCTACAGCAATTTTTAGTGAGAACAGAGCCACATCTGCGCGCAGAGGTGATGAAGCAAGTAGAGGCCGCATTATTACGCGAAAATCCCAATCGCGTGGTAACCGATACAAAAGGGCTGGATGAGAAAAAAGCCCGCTACAATGCTAAGGACCTGCTGATGCTTAGAATGTTAATTGTGCTTATCACCGCATTGGTGGTGGTGACGGCGCTTGGGATCTTTGGCTTGACGCAATTTAATATTAGCAAAAGGACCAAGCAAATTGGCACTCGCCGTGCGCTTGGGGCCAGAAAGTCAGCTATTGTGCGGTATTTTATTGTTGAAAACACCATGGTGTGCTTGGTGGGTCTAGTGATTGGTAGTGTGGCGACTTTTTATTTAGGGCAGCAATTGATGCGCTTATATTCCGTTCCGGCGTTAGAGGTTGGCTATGTCTTGGTCACCGCGGTGGGGTTGATATTGTTGACCTTGTTGGCGGCGTACTTCCCGGCAAGAAAAGCGGCGGATATTTCGCCCAGTATTGCGACCCGAAGTGTCTAA
- a CDS encoding ABC transporter permease, translating to MFRHYLDLAWRSLKATPLATALMTLAIAIGIGVTMVSLSVYHMMSADPIPSKSSQLHAVQLQTMDEGNTYHTSDDIPYQLTFQDASNLYQNLEVENKVAMFKSGFAVHINDPKVTPLLQETRLTTREFFNMFALQFLHGDAWSQEQAENIAPVVVIDETIAQKLFARTDVVGENIYLAQQRYQVVGVTKEWQPTVKMYDLNNGAFDYAERIFIPFSHAGAYEIDTWGNTNGWKREDIQNYKDKMNSELLWTQFWVELNSDNEKQAVQTQLNNYIEMQQALGRFNSDAPKAVLRNVNEWLSYNAVVSEDNKVMIGLSFMFLAVCLANILGLLLAKFLKRAPDVGVRRALGASKVQVFYQHLVEVAVLGLIGGVVGIALAQLGLWGIRATNHLYQSIATMDLSMLLAAPMIAITTCIIAGLYPAYVVCRTSPASYLKVQ from the coding sequence ATGTTTCGCCATTATCTCGATTTAGCTTGGCGCAGTCTCAAAGCAACGCCTTTGGCGACCGCGCTAATGACGCTGGCGATTGCCATTGGCATTGGCGTCACTATGGTGAGCTTATCGGTTTATCATATGATGTCTGCGGATCCCATTCCCAGTAAGAGCAGTCAATTACATGCAGTACAATTACAGACCATGGATGAGGGCAATACTTATCACACCTCCGATGATATTCCCTACCAGCTGACCTTTCAGGATGCCAGCAACCTGTATCAAAATTTAGAGGTTGAGAACAAAGTCGCTATGTTCAAGTCGGGCTTTGCTGTTCATATCAATGACCCTAAAGTGACGCCTTTATTGCAAGAAACGCGACTCACCACCAGAGAGTTTTTTAATATGTTTGCTTTGCAGTTTTTACACGGTGATGCTTGGAGTCAAGAGCAAGCTGAAAACATCGCCCCAGTGGTGGTGATAGATGAAACCATTGCCCAAAAGCTGTTTGCGCGTACCGACGTTGTTGGTGAGAACATTTACCTAGCTCAGCAGCGTTATCAAGTGGTGGGAGTGACAAAAGAGTGGCAGCCCACAGTAAAAATGTACGACCTCAATAATGGTGCTTTTGACTATGCTGAGCGGATTTTTATTCCATTTAGTCATGCCGGCGCTTATGAAATTGATACTTGGGGCAACACCAATGGCTGGAAACGTGAAGATATTCAAAATTACAAGGATAAGATGAATTCTGAACTGCTGTGGACGCAATTTTGGGTAGAGCTGAACAGTGACAACGAAAAACAAGCAGTACAAACCCAGTTAAATAACTACATTGAAATGCAACAAGCATTGGGGCGCTTTAACAGCGATGCCCCGAAAGCGGTCCTGCGTAACGTCAATGAGTGGTTAAGCTACAATGCCGTGGTCAGTGAAGACAACAAGGTGATGATAGGGTTGAGCTTTATGTTTTTGGCCGTGTGTTTAGCCAATATTCTCGGCTTATTGCTAGCAAAATTCTTGAAAAGAGCGCCAGATGTTGGGGTACGCCGTGCCCTTGGCGCCAGTAAAGTGCAAGTATTTTATCAGCACCTTGTCGAAGTGGCCGTACTTGGTTTAATTGGCGGTGTGGTTGGTATAGCGCTGGCACAATTGGGGCTTTGGGGGATCCGTGCTACCAATCACCTGTACCAAAGCATTGCCACAATGGATCTGAGTATGCTGTTAGCAGCGCCCATGATTGCCATTACAACCTGCATCATAGCGGGCCTATACCCGGCTTATGTGGTGTGCAGAACATCCCCTGCCAGTTATTTAAAAGTGCAATAA
- a CDS encoding ABC transporter ATP-binding protein, producing MLEMNNVGKVYQTEMVQTHALKGFNLQVNEGEFIAVTGPSGSGKTTFLNIAGMLENYSSGRYMLDGIDVGKLNDNQRADLRNQKIGFIFQGFNLIPDLNLYENVEVPLRYRGIKAAERKRRIERCLEQVGLAGRAKHLPQQLSGGQQQRVAIARALAGEPRFLLADEPTGNLDSLMVRQVMELLEQINRDGATIVMVTHDPELARRTPRNIQIVDGQVADFTLYQGSPNSDKTAPIGA from the coding sequence ATGTTAGAAATGAATAATGTGGGCAAAGTTTATCAAACAGAAATGGTGCAAACCCATGCTTTAAAAGGCTTTAATTTACAGGTAAATGAAGGCGAGTTTATTGCCGTAACTGGGCCATCTGGCTCTGGCAAAACCACGTTTCTGAACATTGCCGGCATGTTGGAAAACTACAGCAGTGGCCGTTACATGCTTGATGGCATTGATGTTGGTAAACTCAATGACAATCAACGTGCAGACCTAAGAAATCAAAAAATTGGCTTTATCTTTCAAGGTTTTAACCTTATTCCTGATTTAAACTTATACGAGAACGTAGAAGTGCCATTGCGATATCGTGGTATTAAGGCTGCGGAGCGTAAGCGCCGCATTGAACGCTGTCTTGAACAAGTGGGATTGGCCGGCCGTGCTAAACACCTGCCGCAGCAACTTTCAGGAGGCCAACAACAGCGTGTGGCCATTGCTCGAGCATTGGCTGGCGAACCGCGCTTTTTACTTGCGGATGAGCCCACCGGTAATCTCGACAGCCTCATGGTACGGCAAGTGATGGAATTGCTTGAACAAATTAATCGCGATGGCGCCACCATTGTGATGGTGACGCACGACCCCGAGCTTGCTCGTCGAACACCACGAAATATTCAGATTGTGGATGGCCAAGTAGCGGACTTTACCTTGTACCAAGGGAGTCCTAACAGCGATAAAACAGCACCAATAGGAGCCTAA
- a CDS encoding efflux RND transporter periplasmic adaptor subunit, whose amino-acid sequence MIKDTSSQDTPVAQHTGKRRILVWLIISVSAALLLAYVWLNEHGATNSVAKERIQIAEVASGSFTRDIAATGIIVAANAPQIYSPESGYVSLKVKAGDSVTKGQVLATVDSPALTNRLQQEQAELERLKGVLEGKKLDVRRQNLTLNRTLDLAKVELLAAQREDRRAQLSIAKNLISQIDLEEAQDDLARAKLNYAHAEQEVALGKDTLAFELKSVANQLERQQLIVAELQRKVASLNVVAPVSAIVGNLLVEHKASVSANEGLMKLVDLSAYEAELQVPESYAQELGLGMTVELKIGNDTIAGRLSAISPEVNNREVTTRVRFSDQQVSGIRQNQRLSARILLEHKDNTLKVRRGAFMNAGGHVAYKLEGEVAKRVEITTGASSISEVEIIAGLQPGDQIIISNYDDFERAPRILLR is encoded by the coding sequence GTGATAAAAGATACCAGTTCGCAAGATACTCCAGTAGCACAGCACACAGGCAAGCGACGCATTTTAGTCTGGCTCATTATCAGCGTGAGTGCGGCATTGTTACTCGCTTATGTGTGGTTAAATGAACATGGAGCGACAAATTCGGTAGCTAAGGAGCGTATACAAATTGCAGAGGTAGCCAGTGGCAGCTTTACAAGAGACATCGCCGCAACCGGTATTATTGTTGCTGCCAATGCACCACAAATATACAGCCCCGAGAGTGGCTATGTTTCCCTTAAAGTGAAAGCGGGTGACAGCGTCACTAAAGGCCAAGTGTTGGCGACGGTTGATAGTCCCGCACTGACTAATCGTTTACAACAAGAGCAAGCGGAACTCGAGCGCTTAAAAGGGGTATTGGAGGGGAAAAAGCTGGATGTCAGAAGGCAAAACCTGACCCTCAATCGTACTTTAGACCTGGCAAAAGTAGAGCTGTTAGCAGCACAGCGAGAAGACCGCCGAGCACAGCTTTCCATTGCCAAAAACCTCATCAGTCAAATCGATTTAGAGGAAGCACAGGACGATTTAGCTCGGGCAAAGTTGAATTATGCCCATGCCGAGCAAGAAGTGGCTCTGGGTAAAGACACCTTGGCTTTTGAGCTTAAATCAGTGGCGAACCAGCTTGAGCGGCAACAGCTTATTGTCGCGGAATTACAACGCAAGGTTGCCAGCTTAAATGTGGTGGCACCGGTGTCGGCGATTGTGGGCAATTTATTGGTTGAGCATAAAGCCTCGGTTTCGGCTAACGAAGGTTTGATGAAGCTGGTGGATTTAAGTGCTTATGAGGCAGAGCTACAGGTACCTGAAAGTTACGCCCAAGAATTAGGGTTGGGCATGACGGTTGAACTGAAAATAGGCAACGACACCATTGCTGGACGTTTATCGGCCATTTCACCGGAAGTGAATAATCGCGAAGTCACTACCCGAGTTCGGTTTTCAGATCAGCAGGTTTCAGGGATACGACAAAACCAGCGGTTATCGGCACGAATTTTATTAGAGCACAAAGACAACACCCTGAAAGTCAGGCGAGGGGCCTTTATGAATGCTGGTGGGCACGTTGCTTATAAGCTCGAGGGTGAAGTAGCAAAACGGGTAGAAATCACCACTGGAGCCAGCAGTATCAGTGAAGTAGAAATCATTGCGGGGCTACAGCCTGGCGATCAAATTATTATCAGTAACTACGATGACTTTGAGCGTGCTCCTCGTATTTTATTAAGATAA
- a CDS encoding ATP-binding protein, producing the protein MNQPLSFLRPSEPQEAEPKSNVPPWVVLVVDDDPEIHGVTKLVLAGYRFELRPLQLLHAYSKAEAIEMMSAREDIALILLDVIMETEEAGLECVQYIREQLGNSKVRIVLRTGQPGSIPEHELMLRYDINDYKHKTDLTKSRLFTTLTSSLRSYKDILRLQSLSQELSALNDGLEQKVQQRTQELESSNQALRDAYQRIEQQQQALIQSEKLASVGQLAAGVAHEINNPLGYLKGNLEFVQGTLVKLSKAWQQMANEPSLTPECATALAQLEQSYQLNWALSESDDVMAEMHTGLDRIQAIVKELSVFFETNQTQFQQVDFASQVLDAVLMNLQLAGVDPTLIKRNEIQPVELTCAPALLEHAIFCLLQNALESFGRHRQAVELHTAVTNNNLQITIRDRGAGIASDDIHRIFDPFFTTKAAGNHAGLGLTVATNIVKAHGGDLHIRSSLGEGTTAVLEIPIS; encoded by the coding sequence ATGAATCAACCGCTGTCTTTTCTGCGCCCAAGCGAGCCTCAAGAGGCCGAGCCAAAATCCAATGTGCCGCCATGGGTTGTGTTAGTGGTCGATGACGACCCTGAAATTCATGGGGTCACTAAATTGGTGCTCGCCGGCTACCGATTTGAGTTGCGGCCATTGCAGCTTTTGCATGCATACAGTAAAGCTGAGGCCATTGAGATGATGTCGGCACGCGAGGACATTGCTCTAATATTGCTCGACGTCATTATGGAAACCGAAGAGGCGGGCCTTGAGTGCGTGCAATACATTAGAGAGCAGCTCGGCAACAGCAAAGTCCGCATTGTGCTGAGAACGGGTCAGCCTGGCAGTATTCCAGAGCATGAACTGATGCTACGCTATGACATCAATGATTATAAACATAAAACCGATCTCACCAAGTCGCGCTTGTTCACCACCTTAACCAGTTCTTTGCGATCGTATAAAGATATCTTGCGGCTGCAGTCACTGAGCCAAGAACTCAGCGCACTGAACGATGGTCTGGAACAAAAGGTACAGCAACGTACGCAAGAGCTAGAGTCTTCCAACCAAGCCTTGCGCGACGCCTATCAACGTATAGAACAACAGCAACAAGCCTTAATCCAGTCAGAAAAGCTCGCTTCAGTGGGTCAACTGGCGGCAGGAGTGGCCCACGAAATAAACAATCCGTTGGGCTACTTAAAAGGCAATTTAGAATTTGTCCAAGGCACTTTGGTTAAGTTGTCTAAGGCATGGCAACAAATGGCCAATGAGCCAAGCTTAACGCCAGAGTGCGCTACTGCGTTGGCGCAGTTAGAGCAAAGTTACCAATTAAACTGGGCGCTCAGTGAAAGCGACGACGTAATGGCGGAAATGCACACTGGCCTAGACCGGATCCAAGCCATTGTTAAAGAGTTGAGCGTGTTTTTTGAGACCAACCAAACGCAATTTCAACAGGTGGATTTTGCCAGTCAAGTGTTGGATGCGGTACTGATGAACTTACAGCTTGCCGGAGTGGACCCTACGCTTATCAAGCGTAATGAGATTCAGCCGGTCGAGCTCACGTGTGCTCCAGCACTGTTAGAGCACGCCATTTTTTGTTTACTACAAAATGCCCTAGAGAGCTTTGGTCGCCACCGTCAAGCCGTAGAGCTGCACACTGCGGTCACTAACAATAACTTACAGATCACCATTAGAGACCGTGGTGCGGGGATTGCCAGTGATGATATCCACCGTATCTTTGACCCCTTCTTTACCACCAAAGCCGCAGGGAATCATGCTGGCTTAGGGTTAACTGTGGCCACTAATATTGTTAAAGCACACGGTGGTGATTTGCATATTCGCTCAAGCTTAGGTGAAGGCACCACAGCGGTGCTTGAAATACCAATAAGTTAA
- a CDS encoding thymidine kinase: MAQLYFYYSAMNAGKSTTLLQSAFNYRERGMQPFIITAAIDNRAGVGKVASRIGLEAEAHVFDAQTDVKAMLAAQHTQSKLDCVLVDECQFLTKAQVEQLTDIVDELKIPVLCYGLRTDFRGELFEGSQYLLAWADKLIELKTVCHCGRKANRVLRTDERGNAIASGDQVVIGGNDKYVSLCRKHYKAALTQ; this comes from the coding sequence ATGGCTCAGCTCTACTTTTACTACTCAGCAATGAACGCTGGAAAATCAACCACTTTATTACAGTCCGCCTTCAATTACAGAGAGCGCGGTATGCAGCCCTTTATTATTACCGCAGCGATAGATAACCGCGCCGGAGTGGGCAAAGTGGCCTCACGGATTGGTCTTGAAGCAGAGGCCCATGTGTTTGATGCACAAACGGATGTCAAAGCTATGCTGGCCGCTCAGCATACGCAAAGTAAGCTTGATTGCGTGTTAGTGGATGAATGTCAGTTTTTAACTAAGGCACAAGTGGAACAATTAACGGACATCGTTGATGAACTTAAAATACCAGTACTGTGCTATGGACTGCGCACGGACTTTCGCGGTGAACTGTTCGAAGGATCACAATACTTGTTGGCTTGGGCCGATAAACTCATTGAATTAAAAACCGTTTGTCATTGTGGCCGTAAAGCGAACCGAGTACTGCGAACCGATGAGCGTGGTAATGCGATTGCCAGTGGCGATCAAGTGGTTATCGGAGGCAATGATAAGTACGTCTCTTTATGCCGCAAACATTACAAAGCAGCATTAACACAATAA
- a CDS encoding substrate-binding periplasmic protein, which produces MRYLLVTLWLAVCVPVQAGTLVRFCYEDKDAPPFIHGAGLKVPASNPGLSIELIQTIDALVPEVKFEYVRKPWNRCLHELQQGRVDAVLASYRQERESFMAYPKNSDGSLAEQYAVNRIGSCLLQHKQIDAPLNVNKRLRLAIPRGYAIKGLLPSNYSILDTDSLPQAIRLVEQGLLDATVGLCQIGNMAIELAPAFAQLKAVYPPLEVSYGFVSFSRQFYGQYQDASRLIWQASQQIDLDQMYQAYLLQQSSP; this is translated from the coding sequence GTGCGCTATTTGTTGGTCACATTATGGTTAGCTGTTTGCGTCCCTGTTCAGGCCGGCACCCTGGTTCGCTTTTGTTATGAAGACAAAGACGCACCGCCTTTTATTCATGGTGCAGGACTAAAGGTCCCCGCAAGCAACCCAGGTCTCAGTATTGAGTTGATACAAACCATCGATGCTCTGGTACCCGAAGTTAAGTTTGAGTATGTCCGCAAGCCATGGAATCGTTGCCTGCATGAGTTACAACAAGGCCGGGTGGATGCGGTTTTGGCCAGCTATCGCCAAGAGCGGGAGTCATTTATGGCTTACCCAAAAAATAGCGACGGCAGTTTGGCAGAGCAATACGCAGTTAATCGCATCGGCAGTTGTTTATTGCAACACAAGCAAATTGATGCGCCACTTAACGTCAATAAGAGGTTGCGCCTAGCCATTCCTCGTGGCTATGCAATCAAGGGCTTGTTACCTAGCAATTATTCTATATTAGATACTGATTCATTACCCCAAGCAATACGGTTAGTGGAACAAGGTTTATTGGATGCTACGGTTGGTTTATGTCAAATAGGTAACATGGCTATTGAGCTTGCGCCAGCGTTTGCACAGCTCAAAGCGGTTTATCCGCCATTAGAGGTGAGCTATGGTTTTGTTAGCTTTTCGCGGCAGTTTTATGGTCAATATCAGGACGCAAGCAGGCTGATTTGGCAAGCCAGCCAGCAAATCGATTTAGATCAAATGTATCAAGCCTATTTATTGCAGCAATCTTCGCCGTAG
- a CDS encoding methylated-DNA--[protein]-cysteine S-methyltransferase, with protein MNLETSLDSPTGQWIIQASELGVSYVGFYPKQRYPKGENMHLLAAQQQLSEYFSGARRQFDLSLDVSGTPFQQQVWRLLACIPFGETQSYGWIAQQLGKPKAVRAVGAANGKNPLSIVVPCHRVIGANGKLTGYAGGLAAKQWLLQHEGASWCE; from the coding sequence ATGAATCTCGAAACGTCGTTAGACTCACCCACAGGTCAGTGGATTATTCAGGCTTCCGAGCTGGGGGTAAGTTATGTGGGCTTTTATCCCAAACAGCGCTACCCTAAAGGGGAAAATATGCATTTACTGGCCGCTCAGCAGCAATTAAGTGAGTACTTTAGCGGCGCTCGTCGTCAATTTGACTTATCCTTGGATGTTAGTGGCACCCCATTTCAGCAGCAAGTGTGGCGCTTGCTTGCTTGCATTCCCTTTGGCGAGACCCAAAGCTACGGCTGGATAGCCCAACAGCTGGGAAAACCAAAAGCCGTGCGAGCGGTGGGAGCGGCTAATGGTAAAAATCCGCTCAGTATCGTGGTACCTTGTCATCGCGTGATTGGGGCCAATGGTAAATTAACCGGATATGCTGGTGGATTAGCCGCTAAACAGTGGTTATTACAGCACGAGGGGGCAAGTTGGTGTGAATAG
- a CDS encoding DNA-3-methyladenine glycosylase 2 family protein — protein sequence MYSAKTCSQARHSRDARFDGLFFVAVKSTGIYCRPICPAPAAKEQNVEYYRYAHNAAQAGFRPCIRCRPDSAPGSYAWLGNETTAVRAQKLIDEGTLLTDSTADLAARLGISTRYLNKVFAQYLGTSPKQYALYQQCDLAKQLLQQSNLDITTVAFAAGFNSVRRFNDAFLKAYQLSPSQLRKNTTAQTSITVYVYYRPPYNLQSMQRFLSSRIIAGLEWLSDNSYGRTVTLGGSKGRFTATIEPSQHRFKVAVEIADVSQLYRLLAQIRRVLDVSADTEFIESHLHRAAPSLPLQQGLRLPGIWHEFEAGIRAILGQQISVIAAKNLLTTLIHELGEQDGRGNYYFPSPATIAASDLAFFKMPQRRKDTLRALASYYLGVEHQPLDTWLQIKGVGPWTVDYAKMRGLSHPDIYLGGDLGVKKAMAQSPEGIDIDACAPFRSYLTFQLWQQL from the coding sequence ATGTATTCAGCTAAAACCTGCTCACAAGCCAGGCATAGCCGTGATGCTAGGTTCGATGGCCTATTTTTTGTCGCAGTCAAAAGCACAGGGATCTACTGTCGTCCTATTTGTCCAGCTCCGGCGGCCAAAGAGCAAAACGTCGAATATTACCGTTATGCCCATAATGCGGCGCAAGCGGGTTTCCGCCCTTGTATTCGCTGTCGTCCAGACAGTGCCCCTGGCAGTTATGCATGGTTAGGTAACGAAACGACCGCGGTAAGGGCGCAAAAGCTTATTGATGAAGGTACCTTACTAACGGACTCTACTGCCGATTTAGCAGCACGCTTAGGGATCTCAACTCGGTACTTAAATAAGGTATTTGCCCAATACCTTGGCACCAGCCCAAAACAATACGCCTTATACCAACAGTGCGATTTGGCCAAGCAGTTGCTGCAACAAAGTAATTTAGACATCACCACGGTGGCATTTGCCGCCGGCTTTAACTCGGTGCGGCGCTTTAATGATGCGTTTTTAAAAGCCTATCAACTGAGCCCAAGTCAACTGCGCAAAAACACTACGGCGCAAACTAGCATTACCGTCTACGTGTATTATCGTCCGCCCTATAATTTGCAAAGTATGCAGCGTTTTTTAAGTAGCCGGATTATTGCCGGATTGGAGTGGCTAAGCGATAACAGCTATGGTCGCACTGTGACGCTCGGGGGCAGCAAAGGCCGATTTACTGCGACGATAGAGCCAAGCCAGCACCGCTTCAAAGTAGCGGTAGAAATCGCCGACGTCAGTCAATTATATCGTCTATTGGCACAGATCCGCCGAGTGCTGGATGTCAGTGCCGATACCGAGTTTATTGAGTCTCATCTGCACCGTGCTGCGCCATCGCTGCCGTTACAACAAGGTCTTAGACTGCCGGGAATATGGCATGAGTTTGAAGCCGGAATACGGGCTATTTTAGGGCAGCAGATCAGTGTCATTGCCGCAAAAAATTTGCTCACAACGCTTATTCATGAGCTCGGCGAGCAAGACGGTCGGGGTAATTACTATTTCCCAAGCCCTGCTACCATTGCCGCCAGTGATCTGGCCTTTTTTAAAATGCCACAGCGACGCAAAGATACCCTGAGGGCCTTGGCCAGCTACTACCTAGGCGTTGAGCATCAACCGCTGGATACTTGGTTGCAAATCAAAGGCGTAGGGCCTTGGACCGTTGACTACGCCAAAATGCGTGGTCTTAGCCACCCTGATATTTACCTAGGTGGTGATTTGGGGGTGAAAAAGGCCATGGCGCAATCCCCTGAGGGAATTGATATTGACGCCTGTGCGCCATTTCGCTCGTACTTAACCTTTCAATTATGGCAACAACTATGA